A portion of the Raphanus sativus cultivar WK10039 unplaced genomic scaffold, ASM80110v3 Scaffold0671, whole genome shotgun sequence genome contains these proteins:
- the LOC130502710 gene encoding beta-glucosidase 3-like — protein MVYTNHAWSQPRKRGMDRITIFLLAATLATVRCGCDANYTRYDFPHGFAFGSGTSAYQWEGAFDEDGKKPSVWDTYVHSRNLDNGDIACDGYHKYKEDVQLMVETGLDAFRFSISWSRLIPNGRGPVNSKGLQFYRNFIHELVTHGEYEGWLNRRIIKDFTAYADVCFREFGNQVKFWTTINEANIFTIGGYDGGGTPPGRCSTCFSGNSSTEPYIVAHNLLLAHASTSRLYKQKYKDTQGGSVGFSIFAIGFRPSTNSKDDEMAVQRFKDFFFAWMLGPLTYGDYPDEMKRTIGTRLPVFTKEESEQVKGSSDFVGVIHYLAASVSDAKSKPFLPGDSRFFADMGVSLTYAGNFTAFEVQSFKLPSSDSKLYEVAPWAMEGVLEYIKQSYGNPPVYILENGKPMKQDLQLQQEDTPRVEFLHAYMGAVLKAVRNGSDTRGYFVWSFMDLYELLSGYKFSFGLYSVNFSHPHRKRSPKLSAHWYSAFLKGKTTFLASQDIMQLCLLHPLPSSFI, from the exons ATGGTTTACACGAACCATGCATGGAGCCAGCCAAGAAAGAGAGGAATGGATCGGATTACCATATTCCTCCTGGCAGCTACTCTCGCTACTGTGAGATGCGGCTGCGATGCTAATTACACCAGATACGATTTCCCTCACGGCTTCGCTTTCGGATCCGGCACTTCTGCTTATCAG TGGGAAGGAGCTTTCGATGAAGATGGGAAAAAGCCTAGCGTCTGGGATACTTATGTTCACTCTC GTAACTTAGATAATGGAGACATAGCTTGCGATGGGTATCACAAGTACAAG GAAGATGTGCAGCTGATGGTGGAAACTGGCTTAGATGCATTCAGATTCTCCATCTCTTGGTCTAGGCTTATACCCA ATGGGAGAGGTCCTGTTAACTCAAAAGGTCTACAGTTCTACAGGAACTTCATCCATGAACTTGTAACCCACG GTGAATATGAAGGATGGCTTAATCGCAGAATTAT CAAAGACTTTACTGCGTATGCAGATGTTTGCTTCAGAGAGTTTGGAAACCAAGTAAAATTCTGGACCACAATCAACGAGGCTAATATATTCACTATTGGAGGTTACGATGGTGGGGGTACACCACCTGGTCGTTGTTCTACCTGCTTTTCAGGCAACTCTTCCACTGAACCATATATCGTAGCCCATAATTTGCTGCTTGCGCACGCCTCTACTTCAAGGCTATACAAGCAAAAGTACAAG GATACGCAAGGAGGTTCTGTAGGATTCAGCATATTTGCAATAGGATTCAGACCTAGTACTAACTCCAAGGATGATGAAATGGCAGTTCAAAGATTCAAAGATTTCTTCTTCGCCTG GATGCTTGGGCCTCTTACATATGGAGACTATCCGGATGAAATGAAAAGAACCATTGGAACAAGACTGCCAGTTTTCACAAAGGAAGAATCAGAACAAGTTAAAGGCTCATCTGACTTTGTAGGAGTCATTCACTATCTTGCGGCTTCTGTCTCAGACGCCAAATCAAAACCTTTTCTTCCAGGAGACTCGAGATTCTTCGCAGACATGGGCGTATCATTGACAT ACGCTGGGAATTTCACAGCCTTTGAGGTACAAAGTTTTAAGCTACCGAGTTCAGATTCAAAACTC TATGAAGTTGCTCCATGGGCTATGGAAGGTGTCCTGGAGTATATAAAGCAGAGCTATGGCAATCCCCCTGTCTACATTCTTGAGAATG GTAAACCGATGAAGCAAGATTTGCAGCTGCAGCAGGAGGACACACCAAGGGTTGAGTTCTTACATGCTTACATGGGTGCTGTCCTCAAAGCCGTTAG GAATGGGTCAGACACAAGAGGCTACTTCGTATGGTCATTTATGGACCTGTATGAGTTACTGAGTGGATACAAGTTCAGTTTTGGACTCTACTCTGTGAATTTCAGTCATCCTCATCGCAAGAGATCTCCAAAACTGTCTGCACATTGGTACTCTGCTTTTCTCAAGGGCAAAACCACCTTTCTTGCTTCCCAAGACATCATGCAATTGTGTCTTCTCCACCCACTTCCTAGTAGTTTCATTTAG
- the LOC130502708 gene encoding nuclear transcription factor Y subunit B-5 yields MAGNYPPFQNPIPRFQNYNFASSSSHHQNHDGLVVEDQQQEENMMIKEQDRLLPIANVGRIMKNILPPNAKISKEAKETMQECVSEFISFVTGEASDKCHKEKRKTVNGDDICWAMENLGFDDYAEQLKKYLNRYRVIEGERVNQHGKGGPKSSPDN; encoded by the coding sequence ATGGCTGGGAACTACCCTCCGTTCCAAAATCCAATCCCTAGATTCCAAAATTACAACTTTGCTAGCAGCTCATCTCATCATCAAAATCATGATGGTTTAGTGGTGGAGGATCAACAACAGGAAGAAAACATGATGATAAAAGAACAAGACAGGCTACTTCCGATAGCAAACGTAGGAAGGATCATGAAGAACATTCTCCCACCAAATGCAAAGATCTCTAAAGAAGCAAAAGAGACTATGCAAGAATGTGTCTCTGAGTTCATAAGCTTCGTCACTGGAGAAGCCTCCGATAAATGCCACAAGGAGAAGAGAAAGACCGTCAATGGAGACGATATCTGTTGGGCTATGGAAAATCTAGGGTTTGATGATTACGCCGAGCAGCTAAAGAAGTACTTAAATCGTTACCGAGTTATTGAAGGTGAGAGGGTCAATCAACATGGCAAAGGAGGACCTAAATCCTCACCTGATAATTAA